Proteins encoded together in one Spirochaeta isovalerica window:
- a CDS encoding NAD(P)/FAD-dependent oxidoreductase, with product MGFREISLKMPTDFSEEALEKAISRSLKIRGFTYRIEKKSLDARKKENIHWVVKAAVSSPELKGGEEPLLPALVIPFRERDKRIAVIGAGPAGFFAAYALQKAGFKVSLIERGKDVAARKRDIDSFEKSGHFISESNYAFGEGGAGTFSDGKLTSRTKKISSEKNFILQTYIEAGAPGEIAYMTHPHLGSDNLLRITANLRKMFESAGGRILFECRADDMTLSGKKVTAVETTAGPIDADYLLFATGHSSYETYRFLIRKGIGYRNKNFAIGSRVEHPQALINEAQWGCTSLKGVKAAEYRLTDSPREGIPVYSFCMCPGGKIVPAAPYGDVNIVNGMSLYERNSPFANAAIVAGINLEKHLGRETDPLESLEWLEQLEKSFFQGDYRAPASTIADFLAGKGGSAIGATSYPLGLRETNLAAMLPGTVSEAMKRGLTDFSRKLKGFEKGIIMGLESKTSAALQVLRDRDGLAEGFENLYICGEGSGYAGGIISSAADGLRAALSIIGKE from the coding sequence ATGGGATTTCGAGAAATATCGCTGAAAATGCCGACAGATTTTTCAGAGGAAGCGCTGGAGAAAGCTATATCGCGCTCTCTGAAAATCCGGGGCTTTACCTATAGAATAGAAAAGAAAAGCCTCGACGCGCGAAAGAAGGAAAACATACACTGGGTTGTGAAAGCAGCTGTATCCTCACCGGAACTGAAAGGGGGAGAAGAGCCGCTTCTCCCGGCGCTGGTAATTCCCTTCAGGGAAAGAGATAAAAGGATTGCCGTTATAGGCGCCGGCCCGGCCGGGTTCTTTGCCGCCTATGCCCTTCAGAAAGCCGGTTTTAAAGTTTCGCTTATAGAAAGGGGAAAAGATGTAGCCGCCCGGAAAAGGGATATAGATTCCTTTGAAAAATCAGGCCATTTCATCAGCGAAAGCAACTATGCCTTCGGTGAGGGAGGAGCCGGAACGTTTTCCGACGGGAAGCTGACCAGCCGGACAAAAAAAATATCTTCAGAAAAGAACTTTATTTTACAGACATACATAGAAGCGGGCGCTCCCGGAGAGATCGCTTACATGACTCACCCCCATCTGGGAAGCGATAATCTTCTCAGGATTACGGCCAATCTCCGGAAGATGTTTGAATCGGCAGGCGGCAGGATTCTCTTTGAATGCAGAGCCGATGATATGACCCTTTCCGGGAAAAAAGTTACGGCAGTTGAGACAACGGCAGGACCGATAGATGCCGACTATTTACTCTTCGCAACCGGGCACTCGTCCTATGAAACTTACCGTTTTCTTATAAGGAAGGGAATCGGTTACAGGAACAAAAACTTTGCCATAGGATCAAGGGTCGAACACCCCCAGGCCCTTATAAATGAAGCACAGTGGGGCTGCACTTCTTTGAAAGGGGTTAAAGCCGCGGAATACCGGTTGACCGATTCACCGCGAGAGGGAATTCCTGTGTATAGTTTCTGCATGTGCCCCGGCGGAAAGATCGTACCGGCGGCTCCCTACGGGGATGTGAATATCGTTAACGGAATGAGTCTTTACGAAAGGAATTCCCCCTTTGCCAACGCCGCCATTGTTGCGGGCATCAATCTGGAGAAACATCTCGGGAGAGAAACCGACCCTCTGGAATCTCTCGAATGGCTCGAACAGCTGGAAAAATCCTTTTTCCAAGGAGATTATCGCGCTCCCGCTTCCACAATTGCCGACTTCCTTGCAGGTAAAGGCGGTAGCGCTATCGGGGCGACCAGTTATCCTCTGGGCCTACGGGAAACGAACCTGGCCGCCATGCTTCCCGGAACCGTTAGCGAAGCGATGAAACGGGGACTGACCGATTTCTCCCGCAAACTGAAAGGCTTCGAAAAGGGAATTATCATGGGTCTGGAGAGCAAGACCTCGGCTGCCCTGCAGGTCCTCCGCGACCGGGACGGACTGGCTGAGGGATTTGAAAACCTCTATATCTGCGGAGAAGGCAGCGGGTATGCCGGAGGGATAATCAGTTCGGCGGCCGACGGATTGAGAGCGGCGCTGTCAATTATCGGGAAGGAATAA
- a CDS encoding methyltransferase, with protein MDQILFESAYGSLTLSRGPEERNRSLQAWNSADQYMLEKMSEDGTEEGSHLLIVNDSFGALTVPLTGKFKVYCWNDSFCAEKHIRRNLRENGIDENTVVFLSPEDHLPGSIDLVLLKNPKSLNFLEFILQRLSRQLPEGTKILAGDMARNIHRSTVSLFESFLPGAKTSLAWKKARLVEGSVSRTERETLTHTEGSPEKSPARNPDGSSAGETFPVEYKPEGLSSTLVNYPNLFAFGRLDPGSAFMIGNMPEPASVPQRIVDVACGDGVLALKAAELWPEASFLCTDESRLAVRSARESFERNDYGDRAEFMVTDGLEGVEPDQADLVLCNPPFHDNHSLSTSTALKMFSQSREVLKRGGELFVIANRHLGYEKSLGRLFSKVSVFRTNKKFAIIRAVK; from the coding sequence ATGGATCAGATCCTCTTCGAATCGGCTTACGGATCACTGACTCTGTCCCGCGGTCCTGAAGAGCGGAACCGCTCTCTGCAGGCCTGGAACAGCGCCGATCAGTATATGCTTGAAAAGATGAGTGAAGACGGAACGGAAGAGGGGAGTCATCTCCTTATTGTGAATGATAGCTTCGGCGCGTTGACAGTTCCCCTGACAGGAAAGTTCAAGGTCTACTGCTGGAACGATTCTTTTTGCGCAGAGAAACACATCAGACGCAACCTCCGGGAGAACGGGATTGATGAAAATACTGTTGTTTTTCTCTCTCCTGAAGATCATCTCCCCGGCTCCATTGATCTGGTTCTGTTGAAAAACCCCAAAAGCCTGAATTTTCTCGAATTCATCCTGCAGAGGCTGAGTCGTCAACTGCCCGAGGGAACAAAGATCCTGGCCGGAGATATGGCTCGGAATATTCACAGGTCTACAGTCTCTCTTTTCGAGAGCTTTCTGCCGGGCGCAAAGACCTCGCTTGCCTGGAAGAAAGCCAGGCTGGTGGAGGGATCCGTTTCAAGGACTGAAAGGGAAACCCTTACTCATACAGAAGGCTCTCCGGAGAAAAGCCCGGCCCGAAATCCCGACGGATCATCTGCCGGCGAAACCTTCCCTGTTGAATACAAACCGGAAGGTCTTTCATCGACCCTGGTGAATTATCCCAATCTGTTCGCATTCGGGCGGCTCGATCCCGGTTCGGCTTTTATGATCGGGAATATGCCCGAACCGGCTTCGGTTCCCCAGAGGATTGTCGATGTGGCATGTGGTGACGGCGTCCTCGCGCTGAAAGCCGCGGAACTCTGGCCGGAAGCCTCATTTCTCTGTACCGATGAATCGCGGCTGGCTGTCCGGTCGGCCCGGGAGTCTTTTGAAAGAAACGATTATGGAGACAGAGCTGAATTTATGGTGACCGACGGGCTTGAAGGCGTCGAGCCCGATCAGGCCGACCTGGTCCTCTGCAACCCTCCCTTTCACGATAACCACAGCCTGAGTACCTCAACGGCTTTGAAAATGTTTTCCCAAAGCCGCGAAGTGCTGAAGAGGGGCGGGGAGCTTTTTGTTATCGCCAACAGGCATCTGGGATATGAAAAAAGCCTGGGCAGGCTATTTTCAAAGGTTTCTGTTTTCAGGACGAATAAAAAATTCGCCATTATCCGGGCTGTGAAGTAA
- a CDS encoding DNA adenine methylase: protein MWHPIPVSEEKETDPYLTKQLIAYIGNKRSLLGFLGTVFSSLENKGDRTVFSDPFAGSGAVARLARKMGYSVLANDWEPYSKIVNSCYIGINKSDLKNLFGEYGGVEKVFREINHLDGEPSDPYISRHYAPENTEEADYHTERLFYTTENALFIDRARTWIEERYSGWDLDEKQLKEKYILLASLLYEVSTHANTSGVFKACHKGFGGHGKDALTRILAPMEMEIPHLVDSSEKMIIENLDAADFVSQNSSHMTYLDPPYNSHQYGSNYFMLNTVALWDKPPVSGDRKDDGRFVEKAGIRKDWIQTRSPFCYRKDAPGAFSGLLDSIDSRYIMLSYNTEGIIPFGELYDIMENQGRTELYCRDYILYRGGKQSLSRQNYNMELLLVLDRKEKPGKSDRKKVERFLLERKLITLLRRPFHPEKMKTNFPCRNQSVDLSPSQDGSFLLGTREYYVFRDMPSTETLEVLSDRQLETLFSLLEDSLCGDNQEEARVLINLMRQSREEKMRNRYGRRLLQVVRKFAFKKYRELFEETARELERLIADENKVFGSLSEGLASIKSIAAMRFRG from the coding sequence ATGTGGCATCCTATTCCCGTCAGTGAGGAGAAGGAGACTGATCCCTACCTTACGAAACAGCTGATTGCTTATATCGGCAACAAGCGTTCTCTTCTCGGTTTTCTCGGGACTGTGTTTTCCTCTCTGGAAAATAAAGGAGACAGGACCGTTTTTTCCGATCCCTTCGCGGGAAGCGGCGCCGTGGCCAGACTGGCAAGAAAAATGGGTTACTCCGTACTGGCCAACGACTGGGAACCCTATTCGAAAATCGTCAACAGCTGCTATATCGGTATCAATAAAAGCGACCTGAAAAACCTCTTCGGAGAGTACGGAGGGGTGGAGAAGGTCTTCCGTGAGATCAATCACCTTGACGGCGAACCTTCCGATCCCTATATCAGTCGGCATTACGCTCCGGAAAACACCGAAGAAGCCGACTACCATACCGAGCGACTCTTCTACACGACGGAAAACGCCCTTTTTATCGACCGGGCCAGGACCTGGATCGAGGAGAGGTATAGCGGTTGGGATCTCGATGAAAAGCAATTGAAGGAGAAATACATTCTTCTGGCCAGCCTTCTCTACGAGGTGTCGACCCATGCCAATACATCGGGCGTTTTCAAAGCCTGCCACAAGGGGTTCGGGGGGCACGGCAAGGACGCTCTGACCCGGATTCTGGCCCCTATGGAGATGGAAATCCCCCATCTCGTTGATTCTTCTGAAAAAATGATTATCGAAAACCTGGATGCTGCGGATTTCGTTTCGCAAAACAGTTCCCATATGACCTATCTCGATCCTCCCTACAACAGCCATCAGTACGGCAGTAACTATTTTATGCTCAATACAGTGGCTCTCTGGGACAAACCGCCTGTTTCGGGAGACAGGAAAGACGACGGCCGCTTTGTGGAGAAAGCGGGAATAAGGAAAGACTGGATCCAGACCCGCAGCCCTTTCTGTTACCGGAAGGATGCCCCCGGAGCCTTTTCGGGACTTCTGGACTCCATTGATTCGCGCTATATCATGCTCAGTTACAACACCGAGGGGATAATCCCCTTCGGAGAGCTCTACGATATTATGGAGAATCAGGGGCGGACGGAACTCTACTGCCGCGACTACATTCTCTACCGCGGCGGAAAACAGAGCCTGAGTCGGCAGAACTACAATATGGAGCTGCTCCTCGTTCTGGACCGAAAGGAAAAACCGGGGAAAAGCGACCGGAAGAAGGTTGAGCGCTTTCTGCTCGAGCGGAAGCTGATAACGCTGCTCAGACGGCCTTTCCATCCGGAGAAAATGAAGACAAATTTTCCCTGCCGCAATCAATCGGTCGACCTCTCGCCCAGTCAGGACGGATCATTTCTCCTGGGAACCCGGGAGTATTATGTTTTCAGGGATATGCCTTCAACTGAGACTCTGGAAGTTCTATCAGACAGACAACTCGAAACCCTGTTCTCCCTTCTGGAAGACTCGCTTTGCGGCGACAATCAGGAAGAGGCCCGCGTTCTGATAAATCTCATGCGGCAGAGCCGGGAAGAGAAAATGAGAAACCGCTATGGTAGACGTCTCCTTCAGGTCGTGCGGAAATTCGCCTTTAAAAAATACCGTGAACTATTTGAGGAAACAGCCAGGGAGTTAGAACGTCTGATCGCTGATGAAAACAAGGTTTTTGGTTCTTTGAGCGAAGGGCTTGCGTCTATAAAGTCCATTGCCGCTATGAGGTTCCGGGGATAG
- the queD gene encoding 6-carboxytetrahydropterin synthase QueD, with amino-acid sequence MYTARVEEWFAAAHFLVNFHGKCENLHGHNYKVRVTVKGTELDEGGMLCDFGILKSALKDVFKELDHCNLNDVPFFSDGNPSAERIAEYIFIEMEKRLDIEPAALSLVEVFETEKHVASYSRQ; translated from the coding sequence ATGTACACAGCAAGGGTGGAAGAGTGGTTCGCCGCAGCCCATTTTCTGGTAAATTTTCACGGCAAATGTGAGAATCTTCACGGCCATAATTATAAAGTAAGAGTCACCGTAAAGGGGACCGAACTCGATGAGGGGGGGATGCTCTGCGATTTCGGAATTCTTAAAAGCGCTTTAAAGGATGTTTTTAAGGAGCTTGATCACTGCAATCTCAATGATGTCCCCTTCTTTTCCGATGGTAATCCCAGCGCCGAGCGCATAGCTGAATATATTTTTATTGAAATGGAGAAACGCCTCGACATCGAACCGGCAGCTCTGTCTCTGGTCGAAGTCTTTGAAACTGAAAAACATGTGGCATCCTATTCCCGTCAGTGA
- a CDS encoding UDP-N-acetylmuramoyl-L-alanyl-D-glutamate--2,6-diaminopimelate ligase: MKNKRLSELLSDINVLKLTGPADCTISSLAYDSREVEKGTMFFALKGIHTDGHKYIEKAIASGAAAIVHSDDPDTYHKDITYVKVEDCRRAMSPLSSAFYDHPSRKLKVVGITGTDGKSSTVSMIHQLLELCGRKAGFYSTVNYKTGDSVAKAAIRQSSPEAPTLHRLLREMVENGKEFAVIESTSHGLSYRTSRLADVDFNGAVFTNVTHEHLEFHGSLEQYRSDKANLFRMAKDFAVINRDDENYRVFEEASPAPVKLFYSTVSEEADYYAADARPDSKGTNFTLYKAGKAFPLRLNIPGLINIENTMAALAAVEQISGIDFATILKAVPELKSVKGRMAHIEGSQPFDVYVDYAHTPGAYEKVFPLFRKAARNKLITLFGSGGERDTEKRPIQGRIADSFSDIIIVTDEDPRLEDSMTIIREIRSGIKNKTEGKDLFLIPDRREAIRKALELAGKGDMVITLGKGHEGSIEYADGHHPWDEISVVEELLKEMGYR, translated from the coding sequence ATGAAAAATAAAAGATTGTCGGAGCTATTGAGCGATATAAATGTACTGAAACTGACCGGTCCGGCGGACTGTACCATATCCTCCCTGGCCTACGATTCACGGGAAGTGGAAAAAGGGACCATGTTTTTCGCCCTGAAGGGCATTCACACCGATGGACATAAATACATTGAAAAGGCCATAGCTTCCGGAGCCGCCGCCATTGTCCATTCCGACGATCCGGATACCTATCATAAAGATATAACCTATGTAAAAGTGGAAGACTGCCGGCGCGCCATGTCGCCCCTCTCCTCGGCTTTTTACGACCACCCCTCCAGGAAACTGAAAGTGGTGGGCATAACAGGAACCGACGGCAAGAGCAGCACTGTCTCCATGATTCATCAGTTGCTGGAGCTATGCGGCAGAAAAGCCGGATTTTATTCCACGGTTAACTATAAAACGGGAGATTCGGTTGCCAAAGCGGCCATCCGCCAATCCTCTCCCGAAGCCCCCACTCTCCACCGTCTTTTAAGAGAAATGGTTGAAAACGGGAAGGAATTCGCCGTTATCGAATCGACCTCGCACGGACTGTCCTATCGGACGAGCCGTCTGGCTGATGTGGACTTCAACGGGGCTGTTTTTACAAACGTCACTCATGAGCACCTGGAATTTCACGGTTCTCTGGAACAGTATCGCAGCGACAAAGCCAACCTCTTCCGCATGGCGAAGGATTTTGCCGTCATCAATAGAGATGATGAAAACTACAGGGTATTCGAAGAAGCTTCCCCGGCGCCGGTAAAACTCTTTTACAGCACCGTATCGGAAGAAGCCGATTATTATGCGGCTGATGCCCGTCCCGATTCGAAAGGGACCAACTTCACGCTTTATAAAGCCGGCAAAGCCTTTCCCCTGCGGCTCAATATTCCCGGACTGATCAATATAGAAAACACCATGGCCGCCCTGGCCGCTGTCGAACAGATCTCCGGGATAGATTTTGCAACTATTTTAAAAGCTGTTCCGGAGCTGAAAAGCGTTAAAGGCCGCATGGCACATATTGAAGGCTCCCAGCCTTTTGACGTCTATGTGGACTATGCCCATACTCCGGGAGCCTACGAAAAAGTTTTTCCCCTTTTCCGCAAGGCGGCACGCAATAAACTCATAACACTCTTCGGGTCGGGCGGTGAGCGGGATACGGAAAAAAGACCGATCCAGGGACGAATTGCCGATTCTTTCAGCGACATCATCATTGTCACCGACGAAGACCCCAGGCTGGAAGACAGCATGACCATAATCAGGGAAATCCGATCGGGTATAAAGAACAAGACCGAAGGAAAAGATCTGTTTTTGATACCCGACCGCAGAGAAGCTATCAGAAAAGCTCTTGAGCTGGCCGGCAAAGGCGATATGGTTATAACCCTGGGAAAAGGCCATGAAGGGAGTATCGAATACGCTGACGGTCACCACCCCTGGGATGAAATTTCAGTGGTCGAAGAACTGTTGAAAGAGATGGGATACCGTTGA
- a CDS encoding ROK family transcriptional regulator, producing MAVKITKIINTSNVLKTIWSNQGISRIDIAKKLKLDKSTVTVIVNNLIEKNYVMEIEEGEAGPKGGRKPVKLKINKLFGSVAGIEMHPNFYQAVLIDLEGDVITSVYRKVSINQDNFLKHYFDIIEDLCNSEKENPPLLGTGIGTTGIVDSDTGTILQSIPLNVENFPVQKEIQVNSETPITVENDANACCWGEMVFHRGRSLKNFLFVLVEFHGNDSMNEDTTHGISVGIGFVFNGKLHYGQNHSAGEFRSIEGSDNKLSQFSIADEDSFLVEEKEEVFDRFALELSKHLAFLVNTLNLNHIFLGGDIEKHKNRFTPVLKDCIQQNWAYKDVDKCDIHYSSFGKSAVAYGAAGMMLNRLFANRELIHNLYK from the coding sequence ATGGCAGTTAAAATAACAAAGATAATAAACACATCCAATGTGCTCAAGACCATCTGGAGCAACCAGGGAATCAGCCGGATCGATATAGCCAAAAAGCTGAAACTGGACAAATCGACAGTTACGGTCATCGTCAACAATCTGATCGAAAAAAACTATGTGATGGAGATAGAAGAAGGTGAAGCCGGGCCCAAAGGGGGAAGAAAACCGGTCAAGCTCAAAATCAACAAGCTTTTCGGTTCTGTCGCGGGTATCGAAATGCATCCCAACTTCTATCAGGCCGTTCTTATCGACCTGGAAGGAGATGTCATAACATCGGTTTACCGAAAAGTTTCCATCAATCAGGATAATTTTCTGAAACACTACTTCGATATTATCGAAGATCTGTGTAACTCGGAAAAAGAAAATCCCCCCCTTCTCGGGACGGGAATCGGAACCACCGGTATCGTCGATTCCGATACGGGAACAATACTCCAGTCCATCCCTCTCAATGTGGAAAATTTTCCAGTGCAGAAAGAAATACAGGTGAATTCAGAAACGCCGATCACGGTGGAAAATGACGCCAATGCCTGCTGCTGGGGAGAAATGGTTTTTCACAGAGGGCGCTCTCTTAAGAATTTTCTCTTCGTTCTCGTGGAATTCCATGGTAACGACTCCATGAACGAGGATACCACCCATGGAATATCTGTCGGAATAGGCTTCGTCTTTAACGGCAAACTCCATTACGGGCAGAACCATTCAGCCGGAGAGTTCCGGAGTATTGAAGGCTCCGATAACAAACTCAGCCAGTTTTCCATCGCCGATGAAGATTCGTTTCTGGTTGAAGAAAAAGAGGAAGTTTTCGACCGGTTCGCTCTTGAGCTGTCTAAGCATCTGGCCTTTCTGGTTAACACCTTGAACCTGAACCATATTTTCCTGGGCGGAGATATCGAAAAACACAAAAACCGCTTTACACCTGTTCTGAAAGACTGCATACAGCAGAACTGGGCTTACAAAGATGTGGACAAGTGCGACATACACTATTCTTCTTTCGGGAAATCGGCTGTGGCTTACGGAGCGGCGGGAATGATGCTCAACAGGCTTTTCGCCAATAGAGAACTGATCCACAATCTTTACAAATAA
- a CDS encoding divergent PAP2 family protein: MEFFANKMIWSAFWAMVIAQILKVVIILIFERRIDLQRIKETGGMPSSHSATVAALTTTCGILYGVGSPSFAICIVFGSLVIHDATGVRRAAGEHAVILNNLVAELSHLLEEGKNEKALKTLLGHTYPQVLAGTILGVIVGFLFSGLPEFSF, encoded by the coding sequence ATGGAATTTTTTGCCAATAAAATGATTTGGTCCGCCTTCTGGGCCATGGTAATCGCACAGATCCTCAAGGTTGTTATCATTCTGATATTCGAGCGGCGGATAGACCTGCAGCGCATTAAAGAGACAGGAGGCATGCCCTCCAGTCATTCGGCGACCGTGGCCGCTCTGACAACGACCTGCGGCATATTGTACGGTGTCGGAAGTCCTTCTTTCGCAATCTGTATCGTATTCGGATCTCTGGTTATACACGATGCCACGGGTGTCCGTCGGGCCGCGGGCGAACATGCTGTTATCCTGAACAATCTTGTCGCCGAACTATCCCATCTCCTGGAGGAGGGAAAAAACGAGAAGGCTCTTAAAACTCTGCTCGGCCATACCTATCCCCAGGTTCTCGCGGGAACGATTCTCGGAGTAATTGTCGGTTTCCTTTTCAGCGGACTGCCGGAATTCAGCTTTTAG
- a CDS encoding D-alanine--D-alanine ligase family protein, whose product MKNELILLYGGRSGEHEVSLRSAASVYNHLDKQRYNVTLIALSKEGLWYVQDNPSEECETLPLAEETDRLVSLLPMQGLLCRGEIIKPYAVFPVIHGTFGEDGTLQGLMEMCGFPYAGATTGGSYLGMDKEMAKIIWKSHGIDIIPFRTVRKFEYNEKEREAVNGKLVDELGLPLFVKPAMAGSSLGVSRVEGKDQLEEAILFALQFDTKAIVERAVKGKEVECSVIGNHETSAFPPGEIAPTHAFYDYEAKYIDPDGALLIIPAELEEKTAESLKSIARKAYEVLDLRGFARVDFFVEEKGRIILNEVNTIPGFTSISMFSMMCDVGGLPYGELLDRLIELAREQFAERSSLKFSLN is encoded by the coding sequence ATGAAAAATGAACTGATTCTTCTCTACGGCGGACGGAGCGGAGAGCACGAAGTCTCTCTCCGGTCAGCCGCATCGGTCTACAATCACCTCGATAAACAGCGATACAACGTGACGCTTATAGCCCTTTCAAAAGAGGGTCTCTGGTATGTTCAGGATAATCCATCTGAGGAATGCGAAACTCTTCCCCTCGCAGAGGAGACAGACAGACTTGTCAGCCTCCTGCCCATGCAGGGACTTCTGTGCAGAGGAGAAATTATCAAGCCCTATGCGGTTTTCCCTGTCATACATGGAACTTTCGGAGAAGACGGAACCCTTCAGGGGCTCATGGAGATGTGCGGTTTCCCCTATGCCGGAGCGACAACAGGCGGCAGTTATCTGGGTATGGATAAGGAGATGGCTAAAATTATCTGGAAAAGCCATGGAATCGATATCATCCCCTTCAGGACAGTGAGGAAATTCGAATATAACGAAAAAGAGCGGGAGGCAGTTAACGGGAAACTGGTCGATGAACTGGGTCTTCCCCTTTTTGTCAAGCCGGCCATGGCCGGATCCTCCCTCGGCGTATCGCGGGTCGAAGGGAAAGACCAGCTGGAGGAAGCCATTCTTTTCGCTCTTCAATTCGACACGAAGGCCATTGTTGAGAGGGCCGTAAAAGGGAAAGAGGTAGAATGCTCTGTAATCGGAAACCATGAGACCAGCGCCTTTCCTCCGGGAGAAATCGCCCCGACCCACGCATTTTATGATTACGAAGCCAAGTACATAGACCCCGACGGTGCCCTCCTCATCATTCCCGCGGAACTGGAAGAGAAAACAGCTGAGAGTCTGAAATCAATAGCCCGGAAAGCCTATGAAGTTCTGGATCTGAGAGGTTTTGCCCGTGTCGATTTCTTTGTGGAGGAAAAGGGAAGAATTATCCTCAATGAAGTGAATACCATTCCGGGATTTACGAGCATCAGCATGTTTTCCATGATGTGCGACGTGGGAGGACTCCCCTACGGAGAATTGCTCGACCGGTTGATAGAACTGGCCCGTGAGCAGTTTGCCGAACGGTCATCATTAAAATTTTCTCTGAATTGA
- a CDS encoding sensor histidine kinase, with product MFRLRTRIMISFSLIIVIGTILMVTIINITTRTGYRSFAEQNDIDIARSMTIPLEEYYTGTGSWDGVESILLFPLNRTSQMRGMMGRNPGPGGRTGGMLPHIILTDSSGRVLINTDPQISEDRDRYSRDELEKASKIIVNNRTVGYLLVGTMIHQGLTVSEQIFLNKTMVVILAVSLLILTASIIASWLIASRLSGPVSQMSLAAQKVRGGDLSTRVSVWGHDELSELSGSFNEMVQTLEKNDRWRKQIIADSAHELRTPVSLIQGNLEMILDGLYKADEERLRGIYDETLVLSRLIEELQLLSSAESGTMNLNLEEIDPEALLDNVLKVFTAGAEKSRIELRNRLEGTSEPLSGDYQKLKQVFANVLANAFRHTPEGGFIEIRSHMDGKNLTIEIEDSGPGIPPEDLEKIFERFYRTDSGRNRNHGGSGLGLAISREIIRLHGGKIRAASPEGKGAIILISLPFKNR from the coding sequence ATGTTCAGGCTTCGAACCCGTATCATGATCTCTTTTTCCCTTATCATCGTAATCGGAACCATATTAATGGTTACGATCATCAATATTACGACCCGGACGGGCTACCGTTCTTTTGCAGAACAGAACGACATAGATATCGCCCGATCCATGACCATTCCTCTCGAAGAATATTATACAGGAACAGGCAGCTGGGACGGCGTGGAGTCAATTCTCCTTTTCCCTCTGAACCGCACCAGTCAGATGCGGGGGATGATGGGCCGCAATCCCGGTCCGGGAGGCAGAACCGGCGGTATGCTGCCCCATATTATCCTGACGGACAGCTCCGGCCGCGTTCTGATCAACACAGACCCACAGATATCTGAAGACAGAGACCGCTATTCCCGCGACGAGCTGGAAAAAGCCAGTAAGATTATTGTGAATAACCGGACAGTGGGATATTTGCTGGTCGGAACGATGATTCATCAGGGGCTGACAGTCAGCGAACAGATTTTTCTCAACAAGACCATGGTCGTTATTCTGGCCGTATCGCTGCTCATACTGACCGCATCTATTATCGCCTCATGGCTTATAGCTTCGCGGCTGTCAGGACCGGTCTCCCAGATGTCCCTGGCAGCTCAAAAGGTCCGGGGCGGCGATCTTTCCACACGGGTGAGCGTTTGGGGCCATGACGAACTCTCAGAGCTCTCAGGGTCTTTCAACGAAATGGTTCAGACCCTCGAAAAGAACGATAGGTGGAGGAAGCAGATCATAGCCGATTCAGCTCATGAGCTCAGGACTCCGGTCAGTTTGATTCAGGGGAATCTGGAAATGATTCTGGACGGATTGTATAAGGCTGATGAAGAGCGGCTTCGCGGCATATATGATGAAACTCTGGTGCTTTCCAGGCTTATCGAGGAACTGCAGCTGCTTTCCAGCGCTGAATCGGGAACCATGAATCTGAATCTGGAAGAGATCGATCCGGAAGCTCTTCTCGATAATGTCCTGAAGGTTTTTACTGCCGGTGCTGAGAAATCCCGGATCGAATTGAGAAACAGGCTGGAGGGGACATCAGAGCCCTTATCGGGAGATTATCAGAAACTGAAACAGGTTTTCGCCAATGTTCTGGCCAATGCTTTCCGCCATACACCCGAAGGTGGCTTTATAGAAATCAGAAGTCATATGGATGGGAAAAACCTTACTATTGAAATCGAGGATAGCGGTCCGGGAATCCCTCCGGAGGATCTGGAAAAAATTTTTGAAAGATTTTATCGGACCGATAGCGGCAGAAACCGGAATCACGGCGGATCAGGTCTGGGGCTGGCAATCAGCCGCGAAATAATCAGACTCCATGGCGGGAAGATCAGGGCTGCATCGCCGGAAGGGAAAGGGGCGATAATTTTAATTTCTCTGCCTTTTAAAAATCGGTAA